A single window of Nicotiana sylvestris chromosome 3, ASM39365v2, whole genome shotgun sequence DNA harbors:
- the LOC104229717 gene encoding uncharacterized protein, translated as MADEKSDAPDAVHTNNTLGNLTANEIVAEKEADAGKSVVKEKSTQDHNNKTVAEKEADAGKAVIEEKNTQDHNNEIVADAGKSEVEADQESDDSYYGHIDVYDFFVDEVPEIESSNINVETVLRKNLRHSDLKRMEGLRLLRKYLDKLKTPLQAPADITLTDQSGEEKKEWKMSVVKTNLGLYLREGWFEYAAKHKLEIGDTVIIEALNVPEIKYEIRFDKNVKRPKKPNKAKTEV; from the exons ATGGCGGATGAAAAAAGTGACGCACCTGATGCTGTACACACCAATAACACTCTGGGGAATCTCACTGCTAATGA GATTGTCGCTGAAAAAGAAGCTGATGCCGGAAAATCGGTAGTCAAAGAGAAGAGCACTCAAGATCATAACAATAA GACTGTCGCTGAGAAAGAAGCCGATGCCGGAAAAGCGGTAATCGAAGAGAAGAACACTCAAGATCATAACAATGA GATTGTGGCTGATGCTGGAAAATCTGAAGTCGAAGCTGACCAAGAAAGTGACGACTCCTACTATGGTCATATTGATGTATATGATTTTTTTGTTGATGAGGTGCCAGAAATAGAGAG TTCCAATATTAATGTGGAAACAGTGCTTCGTAAGAACTTAAGGCATTCGGATCTCAAACGTATGGAGGGATTGAGGCTACTTCGGAAATACTTAGATAAACTGAAAACTCCTCTTCAAGCACCTGCTGATATAACACTAACTGATCAAAGTGGTGAAGAGAAGAAGGAGTGGAAGATGTCAGTTGTGAAAACAAATTTGGGGTTATATCTTAGAGAAGGTTGGTTTGAGTACGCCGCCAAACACAAGTTGGAAATTGGGGATACAGTTATTATTGAAGCACTGAATGTTCCTGAGATCAAGTACGAAATCAGATTTGATAAGAATGTTAAAAGGCCCAAGAAACCGAACAAGGCAAAAACAGAGGTATAG
- the LOC104229716 gene encoding UV-B-induced protein At3g17800, chloroplastic-like, producing the protein METATAFGSSFSICYRPTKASLGGSDFVRFGSQFRNSPSGIKLYPSISHVKLSNKKAAFGSRKCTSIRASLSPSESGRSAAPIAPLQLESPIGQFLSQILTSHPHLVPAAVDQQLEQLQTERDSEQQKEEPSATGTDIVLYRRIAEVKANDRKKALEEILYALVVQKFMDANVSLVPAISPPSSEPSGRVDTWPSQDDKFEHLHSAEANEMIQNHLALILGSRLGDNSAVAQISKLRVGQVYAASVMYGYFLKRVDQRFQLEKTMKVLPQGVDDEDGSFRQVGGEEIRSGDRSDTSSRVTQSHPELSSWSAGSAGTGGFGHGIKPSRLRNYVMSFDGETLQRYATIRSKEAIGIIEKHTEALFGRPEIVITPQGTVDSSKDELLKISFGGLRRLVLEAVTFGSFLWDVESYVDSRYHFVAN; encoded by the exons ATGGAAACTGCTACCGCTTTCGGGTCTTCTTTCAGCATCTGTTACAGACCCACCAAGGCGTCTCTTGGTGGGTCGGATTTTGTTCGATTCGGGTCACAGTTTCGGAATTCTCCCTCTGGAATCAAG CTTTATCCCTCAATTTCTCATGTGAAGTTGAGTAACAAGAAAGCGGCTTTTGGTAGCAGAAAATGTACCTCAATCAGGGCATCTCTATCACCCTCGGAGTCTGGACGTTCAGCTGCCCCTATTGCTCCACTTCAGCTGGAATCTCCAATTGGCCAATTTCTCTCTCAGATTTTGACAAGTCACCCACATCTTGTCCCTGCTGCTGTAGATCAGCAGCTTGAACAGCTTCAAACTGAACGCGACTCAGAGCAACAGAAGGAAGAACCGTCTGCAACTGGTACTGACATTGTCTTGTACAG GAGAATTGCTGAGGTTAAGGCTAATGACAGGAAAAAAGCTTTAGAGGAGATATTGTATGCTTTGGTGGTGCAGAAATTTATGGATGCCAATGTATCTTTAGTTCCTGCAATCAGTCCGCCTTCATCTGAACCTTCTGGTCGGGTTGATACATGGCCCAGCCAAGACGATAAGTTTGAGCATCTTCATTCAGCAGAAGCTAATGAGATGATTCAAAACCACCTGGCTCTCATTCTAGGAAGTCGATTGGGTGATAATTCTGCAGTGGCTCAAATAAGTAAATTAAGAGTAGGCCAAGTTTATGCAGCATCAGTTATGTATGGATATTTCCTCAAGAGAGTGGACCAGAGGTTTCAGCTAGAAAAGACCATGAAAGTCCTTCCTCAGGGTGTAGACGATGAAGATGGTAGCTTTCGGCAAGTGGGAGGAGAGGAGATTAGGTCTGGTGATAGGAGTGATACTTCTTCCAGGGTAACACAATCCCATCCAGAATTGTCATCATGGTCTGCAGGTAGTGCGGGTACTGGAGGGTTTGGCCATGGGATAAAGCCCTCAAGATTGAGAAACTATGTGATGTCATTTGATGGGGAGACACTCCAGAGATATGCCACCATCAGATCCAAAGAGGCCATAGGCATAATTGAGAAACACACCGAAGCACTATTCGGTAGACCTGAGATTGTTATCACCCCTCAAGGCACTGTTGACTCTTCTAAAGATGAACTTCTTAAGATCAGTTTTGGAGGGCTGAGGCGGCTTGTTCTAGAGGCTGTAACTTTTGGGTCTTTCCTCTGGGATGTTGAGAGCTATGTTGACTCAAGATACCATTTCGTtgcaaattaa
- the LOC138888261 gene encoding uncharacterized protein encodes MYSGNTVSYLAFNSKPVYVNDSLHWLRRTDGSVVAFDTKREHVKITNSPEFISCHDSKSIVIANYDYVSSNWRVSHTLDNFITVVDGYNYGFPIWIDGKQTYDSEINGYKIAATPKKDNVISRYLCSFEPTLASVHKTLSDTIRAKHMTAIIAMLDQLKQFITEATKESTELIKNSFGGLRHLVLEAVTFGSFLWDVESYVDSRYHFLGGLID; translated from the exons ATGTATTCGGGCAATACTGTCAGCTATTTGGCTTTTAATAGTAAACCTGTTTACGTGAATGATTCCTTGCATTGGCTCAGACGAACTGATGGTAGTGTTGTTGCTTTTGATACAAAGAGAGAGCATGTTAAAATTACTAATAGTCCGGAGTTCATCAGTTGTCATGATTCG AAATCCATAGTCATTGCTAATTATGATTACGTAAGCAGCAACTGGAGAGTATCCCACACTTTGGACAACTTCATTACGGTTGTGGACGGCTATAATTATGGTTTCCCAATCTGGATTGACGGCAAACAG ACGTATGATTCTGAGATCAATGGGTATAAAATTGCAGCAACTCCGAAGAAAGACAATGTAATTAGTCGTTACCTCTGTTCATTTGAACCAACGTTAGCCAGTGTCCATAAGACACTCTCAGACACAATCCGCGCTAAACATATGACAGCTATTATTGCAATGTTAGATCAGCTCAAACAATTTATTACTGAAGCCACCA AGGAGAGTACTGAACTTATTAAGAACAGTTTTGGAGGGTTGAGGCATCTTGTTTTGGAGGCTGTAACTTTTGGGTCTTTCCTCTGGGATGTTGAGAGCTATGTTGACTCGCGATACCATTTTCTGGGCGGTTTGATTGATTAA